Proteins found in one Bacteroidales bacterium genomic segment:
- the pgmB gene encoding beta-phosphoglucomutase: MMRAFIFDLDGVIVDTAKYHYLAWKHIAAKLGFVFTEKDNERLKGVSRMRSLDILLEVGGISLPDKEKEQLAAEKNALYLEYVGKMTAEEILPGVVPFIEDARRQNIHTGLGTASKNCLLILERLGIQHLFDAIIDGNKVTKAKPDPEVFLLAASALNVSPEECVVFEDAQAGLEAAKRAGMKRIGVGDPETLTDADFVIPGFGNIIVSEILQRLGSSDNRL, encoded by the coding sequence ATGATGCGGGCTTTCATATTTGATCTGGACGGCGTTATTGTCGATACGGCAAAATACCATTATCTGGCATGGAAACACATTGCCGCAAAACTTGGTTTCGTTTTTACCGAAAAAGACAATGAAAGACTGAAAGGAGTCAGCCGGATGCGGTCGCTCGACATCCTCCTTGAGGTTGGAGGCATTTCTTTGCCCGATAAGGAAAAAGAACAGCTTGCCGCGGAAAAGAATGCCCTATACCTTGAATATGTGGGCAAAATGACAGCAGAGGAGATCCTTCCAGGAGTAGTGCCCTTTATCGAGGACGCCAGAAGGCAGAATATTCACACGGGCTTGGGAACAGCCAGCAAGAACTGTCTGCTGATACTCGAACGGTTGGGAATACAGCATCTGTTTGATGCCATCATCGACGGAAACAAGGTTACAAAGGCCAAACCTGATCCGGAAGTCTTTCTGCTTGCTGCATCGGCCTTGAATGTTTCCCCGGAAGAATGCGTGGTGTTTGAGGATGCACAGGCAGGCCTTGAAGCAGCAAAAAGAGCTGGTATGAAACGAATTGGTGTAGGTGACCCGGAAACCCTCACCGATGCAGATTTTGTCATTCCCGGCTTCGGGAATATAATCGTCTCTGAAATACTGCAAAGACTCGGTTCTTCTGATAATAGGCTATGA